From Desmodus rotundus isolate HL8 chromosome 12, HLdesRot8A.1, whole genome shotgun sequence, one genomic window encodes:
- the KCNA3 gene encoding potassium voltage-gated channel subfamily A member 3, producing the protein MEEHLSLLSSPPPPCARHRAHPPPRPAGRGACTLVNPGCAECAASPELPPDMTVVPGDHLLEPEAAGGGGDPPEGGCGGGGGCDRDRYEPLPPALPAAGEQDCCGERVVINISGLRFETQLKTLCQFPETLLGDPKRRMRYFDPLRNEYFFDRNRPSFDAILYYYQSGGRIRRPVNVPIDIFSEEIRFYQLGEEAMEKFREDEGFLREEERPLPRRDFQRQVWLLFEYPESSGPARGIAIVSVLVILISIVIFCLETLPEFRDEKGYFSPPSQELLEAASNSTSGARAGTSSFSDPFFVVETLCIIWFSFELLVRFFACPSKATFSRNIMNLIDVVAIIPYFITLGTELAERQGNGQQAMSLAILRVIRLVRVFRIFKLSRHSKGLQILGQTLKASMRELGLLIFFLFIGVILFSSAVYFAEADDPTSRFSSIPDAFWWAVVTMTTVGYGDMHPVTIGGKIVGSLCAIAGVLTIALPVPVIVSNFNYFYHRETEGEEQAQYMHVGSCQHLSPSAEELRKTRSNSTLSKSEYMVIEEGGMNHSAFPQTPFKTGNSTATCTTNNNPNSCVNIKKIFTDV; encoded by the coding sequence ATGGAAGAGCATCTCAGCCTGCTGAGCTCGCCGCCGCCGCCCTGCGCCCGCCACCGCGCCCACCCTCCCCCGCGCCCAGCCGGCCGCGGCGCCTGCACCCTGGTGAACCCGGGCTGCGCCGAGTGCGCCGCGAGCCCCGAGCTGCCGCCCGACATGACCGTGGTGCCGGGGGACCACCTGCTGGAGCCGGaggcggcgggcggcggcggggACCCGCCAGAGggcggctgcggcggcggcggcggctgcgacCGTGACCGCTACGAGCCGCTGCCGCCCGCGCTGCCGGCCGCCGGCGAGCAGGACTGCTGCGGGGAGCGCGTGGTGATCAACATCTCGGGGCTGCGCTTCGAGACGCAGCTGAAGACCCTCTGCCAGTTCCCCGAGACGCTGCTGGGCGACCCCAAGCGGCGCATGCGGTACTTCGACCCGCTCCGCAACGAGTACTTCTTCGACCGCAACCGGCCCAGCTTCGACGCCATCCTGTACTACTACCAGTCCGGGGGGCGCATCCGCCGGCCGGTCAACGTGCCCATCGACATCTTCTCCGAGGAGATCCGCTTCTACCAGCTGGGCGAGGAGGCCATGGAGAAGTTCCGCGAGGACGAGGGCTTCCTCCGGGAGGAGGAGCGCCCGCTGCCCCGCCGCGACTTCCAGCGCCAGGTGTGGCTGCTCTTCGAGTACCCGGAGAGCTCCGGGCCTGCCCGGGGCATCGCCATCGTGTCCGTGCTCGTCATCCTCATCTCCATCGTCATCTTCTGCCTGGAGACGCTGCCCGAGTTCCGCGACGAGAAGGGCTACTTCTCCCCGCCGTCTCAGGAGCTGTTGGAGGCGGCCAGCAACAGCACCTCGGGGGCCCGGGCCGGGACCTCCAGCTTCTCCGACCCCTTCTTCGTGGTGGAGACGCTCTGCATCATCTGGTTCTCCTTCGAGCTGCTGGTGCGGTTCTTCGCCTGTCCCAGCAAAGCCACCTTCTCGCGGAACATCATGAACCTGATAGACGTCGTGGCCATCATCCCCTACTTCATCACTCTGGGCACGGAGCTGGCCGAGCGCCAGGGCAACGGACAGCAGGCCATGTCGCTGGCCATCCTGAGGGTCATCCGGCTGGTGCGGGTCTTCCGCATCTTCAAGCTCTCCCGCCACTCCAAGGGGCTGCAGATCCTGGGGCAGACGCTGAAGGCCTCCATGCGGGAGCTGGGGCTgctcatcttcttcctcttcatcgGGGTCATCCTCTTCTCCAGCGCCGTCTACTTCGCGGAGGCGGACGACCCCACCTCACGGTTCAGCAGCATCCCGGATGCCTTCTGGTGGGCAGTGGTCACCATGACGACCGTAGGCTACGGGGATATGCACCCAGTGACCATAGGGGGCAAGATTGTGGGGTCGCTCTGTGCCATCGCCGGCGTGCTGACCATTGCGTTGCCGGTCCCGGTGATTGTCTCCAACTTCAACTACTTCTACCACCGGGAGACggaaggggaagagcaagccCAGTACATGCACGTGGGGAGCTGCCAGCACCTGTCCCCTTCGGCCGAGGAGCTCCGCAAAACGCGGAGTAACTCGACTCTGAGTAAGTCGGAGTATATGGTGATCGAAGAGGGGGGTATGAACCATAGCGCTTTCCCCCAGACCCCCTTCAAAACGGGCAATTCCACGGCCACCTGCACCACGAACAATAACCCCAACTCCTGTGTCAACATCAAAAAGATATTTACCGACGTTTAA